A window from Solanum stenotomum isolate F172 chromosome 7, ASM1918654v1, whole genome shotgun sequence encodes these proteins:
- the LOC125871916 gene encoding probable sodium/metabolite cotransporter BASS3, chloroplastic, with protein MSTTPFLSVKYPKPFLSIPNSILQSKTTFFIRYPVLKGFNGGAVACSTSSPLTGRVGLHRREGNLSLLSFGANPKSFYVAEDEEKVDYSQALSALLPFVVALTAVAALSHPSTFTWVSKELYAPALGGIMLSIGIRLSIDDFALAIKRPLPLSVGFVAQYVLKPALGLLVAQAFGMPPMFYAGFVLMSCVAGAQLSSYASFLSKSDVAFSILLTSSSTIASVLVTPLLTGLLIGSVVPVDAVAMAKSILQVVLLPVALGLVLNTYAKPVVSVIQPVMPFVAMICTSLCIGSPLAINRAQILSAEGAKLIAPVLTFHAMAFAVGYWLSKLPILRFEEEVCRTISLCTGMQSSTLAGLLATQFLGSSQAVPPACSVVAMAIMGLCLASFWGSGYRIRDIPSILFPPTASPIKPSP; from the exons ATGTCAACAACTCCATTTTTATCCGTTAAGTACCCAAAACCTTTTCTTTCTATCCCCAATTCAATTTTACAGAGTAAGACTACTTTTTTTATAAGGTATCCAGTTCTAAAAGGGTTTAATGGTGGCGCTGTTGCATGTTCGACTTCGTCTCCGTTAACTGGGAGAGTGGGTTTGCACAGACGGGAAGGCAACTTGTCGTTACTGTCGTTTGGTGCTAATCCGAAGAGCTTTTATGTAgcagaagatgaagaaaaggtGGATTATTCACAAGCACTTTCTGCATTGCTTCCTTTTGTTGTGGCCCTTACTGCTGTTGCTGCTCTTTCTCACCCTTCAACTTTCACATG GGTGTCTAAAGAATTGTATGCTCCTGCACTTGGAGGAATCATGTTATCAATTGGTATTAGACTTTCTATTGATGATTTTGCTCTTGCGATTAAAAG ACCTTTGCCCTTATCAGTTGGATTCGTTGCTCAATATGTCCTGAAGCCAGCTCTTGGCTTGCTGGTAGCACAGGCATTTGGGATGCCTCCAATGTTCTACGCTGGTTTTGTCCTTATGTCTTGTGTTGCAGGGGCACAATTATCAAGTTATGCCAGCTTCTTGAGCAAAAGTGATGTGGCATTCAGTATTCTCTTGACCAGTTCAAGTACCATTGCTTCAGTTCTTGTTACTCCACTTTTAACTGGCCTTCTTATTGGTTCAGTCGTTCCAGTTGATGCAGTTGCAATGGCAAAGTCAATCTTGCAG GTCGTTCTTCTCCCCGTCGCTCTTGGCTTAGTGCTGAACACCTATGCAAAACCAGTGGTATCTGTTATTCAACCTGTGATGCCATTTGTTGCCATGATTTGTACTTCACTGTGTATTGGCAGCCCTCTTGCAATCAATCGCGCTCAGATTCTTTCTGCTGAGGGTGCAAAATTGATCGCTCCAGTACTGACGTTTCATGCAATGGCATTTGCAGTGGGTTATTGGCTCTCGAAACTTCCAATTCTGAG GTTTGAAGAAGAAGTGTGCAGGACGATTTCTTTATGCACAGGAATGCAGAGTTCTACACTGGCGGGGCTACTTGCAACTCAATTCCTTGGAAGCAGTCAAGCTGTACCACCTGCATGTTCTGTTGTTGCAATGGCTATAATGGGCCTTTGTCTTGCCTCATTCTGGGGCAGTGGATACCGGATCAGGGACATTCCATCCATTCTGTTTCCACCAACTGCTTCGCCTATCAAGCCTTCACCATAA